In one window of Candidatus Babeliales bacterium DNA:
- a CDS encoding MerR family transcriptional regulator — protein MKIRRKKGFFSISAVAKMFSVHQQTVRLYEKQGLISPKRSSGNTRLFSEEDIDQLEEVIYLTHEMGINLAGVEMILRLKKQIKKMQNEMNKIFDTTQQELEQENEKSKEIVQSSYQRLLQLKNKDVQTTTPGAPVNKKESNSDKDDTVEMDNWEIEYED, from the coding sequence ATGAAAATTCGAAGAAAAAAAGGCTTTTTTTCCATCTCTGCCGTTGCAAAAATGTTTTCTGTACACCAACAAACAGTACGCCTCTACGAAAAACAAGGGCTTATTAGCCCCAAACGTTCATCAGGTAACACGCGACTTTTTTCTGAAGAGGACATTGATCAACTAGAAGAGGTTATCTACCTTACCCACGAAATGGGAATCAACCTTGCCGGTGTGGAAATGATTTTGCGGCTCAAAAAGCAGATTAAAAAAATGCAAAATGAGATGAACAAAATTTTTGATACAACCCAACAAGAACTTGAGCAAGAGAATGAAAAGTCAAAAGAGATTGTGCAAAGCAGTTATCAACGCCTTTTACAACTCAAAAATAAAGACGTACAAACAACAACTCCTGGTGCTCCTGTAAATAAAAAAGAGAGCAACAGCGACAAAGATGACACTGTAGAAATGGACAACTGGGAAATTGAATATGAAGACTAA